The DNA window CGGCGTTGGGGTCCATCAGGAGCTTCTTGCGGTCGACGTGCAGGCAGTCTATGTGGTACCAGGCGTCGCACACGTCGCACTGGATCCACTGCACCGTGTCCTGCTGGGGCAACCGACACCGCGGGGCGGCGCACGGCTCCACCGCGCCCACCGCCgtctcctcgtcctcctcctcttcgtcgtCCTCGTCctcggaggaggaggaggaggagccggAGGAGGACGAGGCCGAGGAGGTGgaagaggaagacgaggaggagggagagggtaGGGAAGGCCGGGGAGGGAGAGGGTGTTTTCTGGGGCGGCCTCGTCGCTTGCTGCAAGGAggagaacaaaaagaaagaaggaaagttATTAGTGTGATATTTCATAACATCTGTTTGTGCTGGACATCTTTATTTGGATTATAaccttgaaaaacaaaactttaaaaactgaacagttgcagaaaaacaaaaactcagcATGGAAGCTTTCTGAAAGCTTAAAGACGCCTTGTGGAGTTTTTTTATAATGGTTCCAATCACATAAGGACTCACATGCTTGTGtcaatggtttcacactattccactgatctacaggtggcagaaacacaccaagaaacacaacaatgtCTTATTGTGGTAGAATAATCGACAACAAGAGCTGCTAAACCCCCCCTCCTAAACCTCTTACCTGGTTTGATGGTGAAATCTGTTAAACTGCACCCTGCCTCTCTCTTCGGTGCGGATCCTGACTGAGGGTGAGGCTAGGCTGTAGTTCTCCCCTCCCACCACTAGGGGAGAGAAAACCGGGGAGCTGTGGGCCCTCCGCCTGCCTCTCTGCGCCGACGGAGAACCGTGGGCTGTTTTCTGTTGGCGGAAGGCGACGATGTTGCCGTGCATCACCGTCTGGACGCGGCGCATCGTCTCCAGCTCTTGTTTGTGTATGGCGGCGTTGGTGAAAGACGCCtggaggaggtgatggtggTTGAGTCTGCTGTTTGTCATGGCGCCGTGGAAACTGCCGATGGTCCTGATGCCGACGGGGAAGGGTTTGGCCTCCAGCGGTCGCCTGACGTCGTTGTGGCTCTTGTTTGGTTGAAGCGGGAGAGGGGGAGGCGAGCTGAAACCCTCCGACTCTGACTTGTAGAGCCGCCGCCTCTTCTTTCCCCTCGCTCTCTGTCCGTCCTCCACAACTCCTGCCACGACTGGACAACAAGGACATAcgtgtaaaatatgtaaaatgtcagaaaacattgAAACTTTCTTTTTTAGTTTTCCCCTGGCCCAcggtgacgtctttaaatgcCGTTTTTTGACAGTCGCTCGGTCTTACCTCCTCTACTCCGGGGCTCGTCTGAGCTGTCGTCCTCGAGGAGCACCGTGTGAGCCGACTTCCTCCTGCTCCGGGAAGTCGGCGGCAGGGACTTCGTCGAAGGCGCCGAAGGTGCGGAGGAGAACGACGGAGGCGTGGAGGGCGGGAGCAGCGCGGAGAAGCCGGCGGcgagaggaggcgaggaggaggagccgGGGTCCGAGGCGGTTCCCTCGTGGCTGTGGCTCCTCTGGAAGGTCCAGGCGCTGCCCTTCATCTTGCTGAGGCTGCCTATAGAGCTGAGGATTACAGTGGAGCGGTTGATGGACAGCTTGGACAGGTCCAGGTTCGCCGCCACCTTGCGGTCCTGATTAGTTCGGATCCGGTTCTGTAAGTCGGAGGAGAAGGTTCCCGCCTAGAAAACAAGAAATAGAATCTTATACAGTAGAGTCCAAATGTCTGTCAATATCCATCAGCTGCTGGTGAATTAAAATCACTTCAATGACTGaagtttttaaattgtgtaaGACTAAAGGGGGACCGATCTGCATGACTCAGACTGACTAAATCAGTGtctttaaaatcacttttgatatgtttttttatcatatattttttcTAACCTTATAAAATTTGGATTAatttgtctgcatgtgtgtatttatgtgtgtatgtaagttGGTTTATGTATGAAATACATATGTAcatgttatattatgttattttatagactaagtacaaaattagggctgcaactagcaattattttcattatcaattaatctgctgattattttctgaaCCAATTAATTATcgtttgtctataaaatgtcagtaaatagtaaaaaaaatgcctgttataatttctcacagtcaaaggtgacgtcttcaaatgtcaaaagcctaaaaaaaataaaagcttcaaatcttcacatttaatctAAATCATCTCTGCTGCATCTTAAAAACAAACGAAAAATAACCTTTGGAATCGTGATGGCATCGAAGTCCAGCGGGCGAACTTTGACCTTCTGGAAGAGGAAGTAGAACTCGGAGCTCCCCGGAGCCGACTGTCCACCAAAGGTCAGCGTGTCGCCGTCTGAGAGTTCCCACTGGACGCCAGGCTGGAGGCGAACCTCGTTGACCCATGTGCCTTGAAACGCCAGAGCAGAGGAGGTACAaagatttatatgtttttcaaaaaaacaactacagcTGCAAAATATTTCACTACAAAAGTGCAGGCGTTTGGCACAGCTTGAAGGAAGTGAGGGGGGAATGAAAACTGTTCTGCTCAAGAGACTCTCATTCAGCCGTATCATGTGAGGCGTAAAAAGAAAACCACGAGCAAGAATCAAACTCCACTTAAGTCACATGATCGgctcaaaacaaacatacacaaacaagcaGCAGTCGTACAGTCGAGAGCGACGTCCCCTGGAGCCAGATCATcgcagaacttttttttttttaatatatgacCCGTCTGAAGAACAAAGAATAAATCAAAGCGAGCGCAGCCTCGAaaaataaagtcatttttcGACGAtcaatgtgtttacagcttccCGAATTGAGGGGGGGGAAATGTAAAGCAGTCTGTGAAATGGACCTAGAATTGAGGAGCTGGAAGGCTACGAGGCAATCAAATGGCCATGACAGCGCCGCACGAAATGAGAAATGCACAGTGAATACTAAAGTGTAATTTTAATAGCTAAAATGAGAAATGTGTGAAACAGACTGTGAAATTACTTGAAAAATTAGGCATTAAGATTCTGAGTCTGTCAGACACGTCCGTCGACTTTAAGTGACGACCCAACTTTCACTCTCCATCTCCTTCACCCCCCCCCGCCTTGTACCACTTCCTGTGCACTTCAGGTTTCACTAAACAATATTTAGTAAACTGCGGTAATGAGGTGTAACACCCCTGACTTCCGTGTACAGATGATGTAAGACTTTCGCCCTCCGTGTCCGACACCTGCAGACGGACGTCACATCCACTATTATTACTTCTCACTCctcaattacttttttttttattactctgtcttttgtttctttgctgtttttttatccTCAGTTGTGAACAATCACTTGAGAGTGTAAGAACTAGAGTGTGTGTTGACTTTATTAATGCcgacactttttaaaaacatgcaaacattgtGTTATTACGTTTTCATCCAtaagtaaatgcattttcttgtTCAGAGGAGcattttttgctgctgttacgtgctcatttttatttcttgcaAGCATCAAGTTTCCTCAGTGTTTCTTGCTGTGAAAACTTGTCTGACTGGTTTTTGAAAAGCTTTTATCTACATAAAGATTTGTTTCTCCACAAGGTTGAGTTTCTTGAGTGATCAGAGCCTCACAAGTTCATTTCATATGCAGATAAAGTTGCGTGAGATCGatgatattttaataataaatgtacttttggtcacatacagacaggtgatgACATAAAGGAAAAAGCTGAACAAGTGAGCAGAGAAACATGTTCAACAAAGATTCTTCTGTACACGTAACAAGGGGTCAGTGATTGGTTTAACGAGTATGACAATTATGTGTATTATGGCCTTCACATTCACCtatgtaaggctgcaactaaccattgtTTTGATTATCAAGCAATCTGCCAATTATTCTCTCTATCagtttgtctataaaatgtcagaaaatagtgaaaaatgcctgttataatttcaggtgatgtcttcaaatgttttgtttttttccgatcaacagtttaaaatccaaagatattcagtttatcatctactacgacacagaaaagcttcaaatcctcacatttgagaagctgcaaccagcaaatgtttggcatttttccttaaaaataaCTACGAC is part of the Thunnus albacares chromosome 19, fThuAlb1.1, whole genome shotgun sequence genome and encodes:
- the tcf19l gene encoding transcription factor 19; translated protein: MLSGVQPCFQLLRIGSSAGDSARDLYTFRPALSHSVFRLGRAAELCDVTLDSTSVSRIHAELHAEREANGGDATSQEEGWRVHIKDRSSHGTWVNEVRLQPGVQWELSDGDTLTFGGQSAPGSSEFYFLFQKVKVRPLDFDAITIPKAGTFSSDLQNRIRTNQDRKVAANLDLSKLSINRSTVILSSIGSLSKMKGSAWTFQRSHSHEGTASDPGSSSSPPLAAGFSALLPPSTPPSFSSAPSAPSTKSLPPTSRSRRKSAHTVLLEDDSSDEPRSRGVVAGVVEDGQRARGKKRRRLYKSESEGFSSPPPLPLQPNKSHNDVRRPLEAKPFPVGIRTIGSFHGAMTNSRLNHHHLLQASFTNAAIHKQELETMRRVQTVMHGNIVAFRQQKTAHGSPSAQRGRRRAHSSPVFSPLVVGGENYSLASPSVRIRTEERGRVQFNRFHHQTSKRRGRPRKHPLPPRPSLPSPSSSSSSSTSSASSSSGSSSSSSEDEDDEEEEDEETAVGAVEPCAAPRCRLPQQDTVQWIQCDVCDAWYHIDCLHVDRKKLLMDPNADFHCGCH